The nucleotide sequence CGAAGCCTTTCGGAAGAAAAAGCCTTTGGTTTAGACAACAGCTCGGTTAAAATTGAATATTATCCGCTAATTATCGATAAAAGTGTACCTGATTTAGTGCTGAAACGAAGAAAAGATAAAACAGATTAATATCTATTAAACACACTTATTATGAAAAAGCTATTCACCAGTTTGTTAGGCATTATCGTTTTTAGTTCGTGCCAAGATAAGTCCTTAAAAAATACAGAACCTGAAAACGAAACCATTGAAATAACCAATACCACAACCGTAAAAAAACAACTTTTGCGTTTTAGTGGCAATAAAATCTTAGATAAGAAAGACACGCTTTTGTTTGAAGCTGATACAAATGATATTGTAAACATTACACTTACCGTTCCTAAAGATTCAGGCAACATCCGCATTAATCAGATCATTGCACCTAACAACACAGCCAATGGTCCTTTTGGCAGAACATACAACGACACCTTACACCTTTCAGGTACTTACCGCATTATTATAGGCTCAAGCTTAATGCAGGAATCTCCTTACGCCGGACCTTATGATGTAAAAGTGTCCTTTAAAAAATAAATTGACTGTTACTAACTTACAGCAAGAAATGTTTAGACTCGTCACTTCGATAGCACAACAGAGTGAAGCGTATCGAGAAGTTTTCTAAACTATAGGTTCTCGACTTCGCTCGAACTGACGAAAATCTTAATTATATTTTAGTTTGGTATAAACTTCATAATAATCATTAAAAAAATGATCAACTCTTTAATAAAAAAAACAGTGTAAACGCTATATAGATTTACACTGTTTCATAAACTAAATTTATACAGGCTATTTACTTTCTTTAATCAAATAAATATAAACGGGGAAATGGTCGCTAAATCCCGGTTCTCCGCTTAATTGATTTCGTAACGGATACCCTTTATACTGACCTGATTTTTGAATTAAAAACGGTTTATTAAAAATACCTGCTTTCCAGTAACGATACGATGAATAATCTTTTTGTAAAAGAGGCTCCGTAATAATAATCTGATCAAAAATATCCCACGCATCGCGGTAAGCAATGGTTCCGTGACCGTCATTATACAATTGGTACATCGGGTTAAAAACTCCGCCTTTTTTCACCTCTTCTTTTTTTCCTTTGGCATCAAGCACCTCTTTAACCGATTTGTTATAAGGTCCGTCGTTTAAATCACCCATTGTAAAAACCTTGGCGTTTGGATCGATTTTATATAACGAATCGATGATTTTTTTGTTCAGCGCCGCAGCTGCTTCACGATTGGGACTACTTTTCTTTTCGCCTCCTGAACGCGATGGCCAGTGGTTTACAATAAAGTGCATTTCTTCGCCATCTAACAAACCGGTTACCAGCAGCTGATCGCGAGTGTAAATGCGTTTTCCTTTGCCGTTATTACTGTCTTTATATCGGGCATCAGATTTATCGTAAATGTACAACGGAATGTTTTTAGAACTCGTTGGTTTAAAATGCTTTGTTTGATACAACAGTGCCACATCAATTCCACGGCGATCGGGCGAATTGTAATGAACAATGCCGTAATTTGCCTTTTTTAATTTGGGCATATTGACCAAATCTTCTAAAACACCGCGGTTTTCAATTTCGCTTACTCCCAAAATAGTAGGCATATTTGCGTTTTCATCTGTCCCTATTTCTGAAATGGCACGGGAAAGATTTTCTAATTTTTGCTGGTATTTTTTACTGCCCCAGCTTCTTTCTCCTTTAGGTGTCCATTCTTCATCATAAATCCGTTCATCCCTAATAGTATCAAAAAGATTCTCCAAATTATAAAACCCAACCGTATGAATATTATATGATTTTTTTTGAGACTGTGCAAACAGTGTACTTCCTATAAAAGTTATTAAAATTACCAAATTAAGTTTCATGCTTATATTAAATTAATATGAATTTTACAATAAACCTGTTTACAAAATTAGTTAATATTTATAAAATAATTAACTTTGCACTATGTTAAGTTTAGTTTAAACTTACTTTTTAACAGCTAATTTTAGTCTTTATGAAAAAACTACTACTCAGTATTTTTTTGGTACTAATTACCCTAACTACCTGGGCACAAAGTACAGAGTTACGCGGAGTTGTTGTAGATTCAAAATCGCAGCTACCTTTGTTTAACGTAACCGCTAGTTTATCTAACACCAATTTATCGGCAAACACCAACGAACAGGGTGAGTTTGTAATTGTTAATCCGGCATCTGGTAATCAAACTTTGCTAATCAATTTTACGGGTTATATTCAAAAAAGGTTTGTGTTAGAAATAACAATCGGTCAAACCACTGATTTAGGTACCATTTATCTGGAGGAAGATGTAACCACCGAACAGCAATTGAGTTTGATTACACTTACCGAAAATGATTTGGGAGATGACAACTCGGGATCCGAAACCACTTCTGGCTTGTTACAGGCAAGTCGCGATGCTTTTCAACAAGCTGCTGCTTTTAACTGGGGGCAAGCTCGGTTTAGGGTAAGAAGTTTAGATAATGAATACGGAAATACGTTTATTAACGGTATTTCTATGAACAAGATTTACGATGGTCGTCCACAATACTCTAACTGGGGCGGATTGAACGACGCTACTCGCAATCAAGAATTCATTAACGGATCTATGCCCAACGATTATACTTTTGGCGGTATTTTAGGTGTACAGGCAATTAACACACGAGCCTCGTTTATCCGTACCGGCACACGTGTTTCATTATCAGGTGCCAACACAAACTATAACGGACGTGCAATGATTACACACGGTTCGGGTATGACTAAAAACGGATGGGCTTATGCTGCATCGGCATCTTACCGTATGGCTAACGAAGGCTTTTTTGAAGGGACAGATTATGATGCAAAATCATTCTTTTTGGCTATCGAGAAAAAAATAAACAATAACCACAGCTTAAACTTATCGGCAATTTACGCACAAAACAGCCGTGGCAAAAATTCGCCAAATACGCAAGAAGTGATCGATTTAATGGGGTACAAATACAATTCGTACTGGGGCTGGCAAAATGGTAAAAAGCGCAATTCACGCGATAAAGATGTTGAAGAGCCCTTTTTTATTTTAAGCCATTACTGGAAAATCAGCGAAAAATCGAGCTTAAACACAAATGTGGCTTATCAGTTTGGAAAAATATCAAATACCCGTTTAGAGTATAACGGAGCAAACAATCCGGATCCAACCTATTATAAAAACTTACCAAGTTATTATTTAAATTATCACGATACATCGGGTAGCAACCCAATCTGGATGCCTGATTATACAAATGCAGAAAAAAACAGAGTTGATTTCTTAAACAATTCGCAAATTAACTGGGATCGTTTATACCAACAAAACATTTCAAAAGGATATGCTGTAAATGCGTTGTATGCCGATGTAATGCAAGACAATCAGTTAACTGCAAACACATTATTTAACACACAAATTTCTAACGTGGTTGGATTTAATGCCGGTTTAACTTACCGCAATTTACGTTCTGAAAGCTATCAGGAAATGATTGATTTACTAGGCGGTGGTTATTTATTAGATAACGATTTGTTTTTAAAAGATGAATATGCAGATGCTGACCTAAACAACCCGGATCGTAAAATTTACGAAGGCGATAAATACGGATACAACTACATTATGCACGCAAACGTTGTTGATTTATTTACACAGTTTAATTTCAACTTTAACAAGATCAATTTCTATTTAGGTCAAAACGTTTCATATACCGATTATCAACGCGAAGGTTTGTATAAAAATGCACTTTATGCCGATTCGTCTTACGGAAAAGGTCAAAAAATTTCTTTTGAAAACTACGGTTTAAAAGGTGGGGCAACTTACAAACTGACAGGTCAGCATATTTTTAACTTCAACGCAAGCTATTACACCAAAGCACCGTCTATACGCAACAGTTATTCAAACGCACGTATCAGCGATGCCACTGTTGATGGCTTAACCGACGAAAAAGTTTTTGGTACCGATTTAAGTTACATCATCCGTACACCTAAATTAAAAGGAAGAATTGGAGCTTATTTTAACCAGATCAAAGATGCAACAGAAATTGCTTTCTTTTATGCCGATGGTATCGACGTACAAATGGACGACGACACCAGCAGTGATTTTGTTTCTGAAGTTACCCGAAACATCTCTAAACAAAGTATGGGTATTGAATTAGGTGCTGAATATCAAGCCACCAAAACCATTAAAGTAACTGCTGCGGCAAACTTTGGACAAGCAATCTATTCAGACAATGCAGATGTTTACTTAAATGTTGACAGCCGCCGCGAAAACGGGTTAAACCCAATGGTGAGTTACGGCACAAGTTACATTAAAAACTATCGCATTGCAGGCAGCCCGCAACAGGCTTATTCATTAGGAATTGAATACCGCGATCCAAATTACTGGTGGGTTGGTGCCAACGCCAATTTTTTAACCGATTTGTATTTAGATATTTCTCCGTTACTAAGAACAAACAATTTCTTTAACGAACCGGGTCAAGGCGGAGCGGCTTTCCCTGATGTGGATACCAATGTTGCCCAAAACCTGTTAAAACAAGAAAAATTAGACGATATCTTTTTATTGAATGTGCAAGGAGGTAAGTCGTGGAGAATTAAAGGAAAAACCTTTGGTTTCTTTGCATCGGTTAACAACGTTTTAGGATTAGAATATAAAACAGGTGGTTTTGAACAAGCCCGAAATGCCAATTACCGCGAATTATTAATGGATCACGCAAGTGGCACGCGTACTTTTGGTCCTAAATATTTCTACGGATACGGCAGAACCTATTTCTTAAACTTATACATCAACTTTTAATTTAAAGTGATTATGAAAAATGTAAACTATATATTCCCAATAGCTTTATTAACCATTGCAGGTTTGTTTATAGCTTGTTCGCCAGAAGACGATCAGGAATTACCATTATACAGTCCCACAGTTTATTTAGAAGATTTTCAAAAAGTAATCGACGGTACTTTTGACGAAACCCCTTTTACAAACGTTGCTGAAAGCGGAACCAAAAAATGGTTTTCAAACTCGTATAACGAAAACGCATATTACGAATTCTCGCCTTTTAACAGTAATGAGCCTTTAAATGTAGCCTGGTTTGTTACACCGGCAATTAATTTAGACACAGCAGTTAAAAAGCGTTTAACTTTTCAAACCGCACAACACCACGTGGTAAATACCGAAAACAACTACTTACAGGTTTTTGTTTCAACCAATTTTACCGGCGATGTTACTACTGCAACCTGGAACGAACTAACGTTTAACGGACCAAAAATTGGCGGCGGGTTCAATTACGATTTCTTTAATTCAGGTGCAGTTGATTTAAGCCAATACAGCGGAAACATTCATATTGCTTTTAAAGCAACGGGCGGAACAGCAAGTGCAAATGCAGGTGCTTATATGATAGACAATATTAAAGTATTTTAATTTTTTAAGATATGAAAGCAATAAAATATACCTTTGCGGCACTTGCAATTGCCGCAACATTACTAACAACAGGTTGTGCAAACAGCGACGATGTTTCTGCACCAACCATAACATATCATCAGGCAACAGCAACAATTACTTTAGAAGAACTATACGCTAAGGCAAATGCCACCGTTCAACAATATACCGATGATGATATTCTGGAAGCATACGTTTCATCAAGCGATGAAGGCGGAACGTTCTATAAATCGGTATCGTTACAAAATCTGGAAGGAACAAAAGGCTTTTCTATTTCGGTAGATATGTACAATATCAACAATGATTTAGGACCGGGACGTAAAGTGTACATTTATTTAAAAGATATATACTTTATGATTACCAATGGATCATTGGTTTTGGGCGATATTTATCAGGAAACAAGCGTAGGAAGAATGCGTCCGCAAGATTTTTATCAAAAAGTACGTCCTTCTGCAGAAGTTGTTCCTGAAACAGAATTAATGAAAACCATTACGCTTGCCGATCTTAAAAACGACAATTACATCAACACCTTAGTAGAAATCGACGAAGTACAGTTTGACGATGATGCCGTTGGCAAAACCTATTACGATGCAACCAATGTAATTGGCGGGGCAACAAACCACAACATTGTTGATGCAAGCGGAACTATGATTTTTAGAACCAGTGAATTTGCTAAATTTGCCAGCAGAGTTGTTCCCGAAAACAGTGGAAAAATTCGTGGGGTTCTTACAAAATTCAACAGCGATTATCAGTTTATGGCACGCACCTTTAATGACATTCAACTAACAAATGACCGCATTGGTGAAGAACCGGGAGAAGGCGAAGAACCTACTCCGCCAACCAATTTATTATTCACGGGTGCAGATTTTGAAGATTGGACTGCTTTTACAAGTGCCATCAATAACTTCGGACTAAAACCGTATGCAGTTCAAGGTATAGGCACAGGGACTTTAGCAACAAATTCGTTACACATTAACGGTACACCAACAGCAAACGATTACGTGTTTACCATTATGGCATCGGCACAAGGAAACATTCCTGCCGCTCCAACAAAAATTACGTTTTGGGTTAAAGGAACATCGGCTAAATCGTTGTCAATAAACATCTATCGAGCTACTTCGGGCTACGATGTATTCAACGTGGGAGCTTTAACAGGTTCTTCAATAACCTTAGACAAAGCCGTAATTAACGATGCCGGCAACGGAACCAATTCTTATACAGGTGCCATAGATACCAACGAACAATGGGTAAAAATAACGCTGAACATTTCCGATGTTGACATTAATAAATCAACTTCCGGAGATATTTTTGCTTTGAAAGTAGGTAGTAATGCGGCGTACGATTTACATATCGATAATATTGAGATCGAGTAAAACGATTTACTTATTAAACAAAAACCTTCAATACTTGAAGGTTTTTGTTTTAAAATATCCTTGAAAAATTTGTAACTTTAAGCATTCTAATTCATTTTTAAGATGCACGATGTTGCCGAAACTTCTCATCATTTATATCCGCTGATTTCCGATTTAGGCTTGATCTTAATGACCGCCGGGGTTGCTGTTTTAATCTTTAAAAAAATAAAGCAACCGTTGGTTTTAGGTTATTTAATTGCCGGATTTTTGGCTGGACCACATTTTCCGTTGTTCCCTACTGTTCAGGAAATGGGTAACGTAGAAGTTTGGGCAGAAATAGGTGTGATTTTCTTACTTTTTAGTTTGGGACTCGAATTCAGTTTTAAAAAACTCGTTAAAGTAGGCGGATCGGCAAGTATTACAGCAGCGGTACAAATTGCACTGATGATTATTGCAGGTTTTACCACCGGAAAATTACTTGGCTGGAATTTTATCGACAGTATTTTTTTAGGTGCAATTCTCTCTATGTCGTCCACAACAATTATCCTTCGGGCATTTGATGAATTAGGCGTTAAAACCCAAAAATTTGCAGGTGTGGTTTTTGGTGCGTTAATTGTAGAAGATATCGTAGCTATTTTATTAATGGTTTTACTATCAACCATAGCCGTATCGCAACAGTTTTCGGGTGTTGAATTAATGGAATCGATCTTTAAGCTTGCCTTTTTCTTAATTTTATGGTTTTTGGCAGGTATCTTTTTTATTCCTACTTTATTAAAAAAAACCAAAGGACTTCTTACCGAAGAAACTACGTTAATAGTATCGCTGGCATTGTGTTTAATGATGGTAATTCTGGCAACCGCAGCAGGTTTTTCGCCGGCATTGGGTGCTTTTATTATGGGGTCGATCATAGCCGAAACAACTAAAGCAGAACAGATTGAACATTTAATTAAACCGGTAAAAGATTTATTTGGAGCGGTATTTTTTGTATCGGTTGGTATGCTTATTAATTTAGAAACCTTGCAAGAGTACGCCTTTCCGGTAGTTATTATTACCATTGTAACCATTTTTGGCAAAACAATTGCTACAATGCTGGGAGCCGTAATTTCGGGGCAACCCTTAAAACAATCGGTTCAGGCAGGAATGAGTCTGGCACAAATCGGCGAGTTTTCATTTATCATTGCCACATTGGGTATGACATTGGGTGTTACAAGCGGTT is from Flavobacterium dauae and encodes:
- a CDS encoding endonuclease/exonuclease/phosphatase family protein; protein product: MKLNLVILITFIGSTLFAQSQKKSYNIHTVGFYNLENLFDTIRDERIYDEEWTPKGERSWGSKKYQQKLENLSRAISEIGTDENANMPTILGVSEIENRGVLEDLVNMPKLKKANYGIVHYNSPDRRGIDVALLYQTKHFKPTSSKNIPLYIYDKSDARYKDSNNGKGKRIYTRDQLLVTGLLDGEEMHFIVNHWPSRSGGEKKSSPNREAAAALNKKIIDSLYKIDPNAKVFTMGDLNDGPYNKSVKEVLDAKGKKEEVKKGGVFNPMYQLYNDGHGTIAYRDAWDIFDQIIITEPLLQKDYSSYRYWKAGIFNKPFLIQKSGQYKGYPLRNQLSGEPGFSDHFPVYIYLIKESK
- a CDS encoding carboxypeptidase-like regulatory domain-containing protein, with amino-acid sequence MKKLLLSIFLVLITLTTWAQSTELRGVVVDSKSQLPLFNVTASLSNTNLSANTNEQGEFVIVNPASGNQTLLINFTGYIQKRFVLEITIGQTTDLGTIYLEEDVTTEQQLSLITLTENDLGDDNSGSETTSGLLQASRDAFQQAAAFNWGQARFRVRSLDNEYGNTFINGISMNKIYDGRPQYSNWGGLNDATRNQEFINGSMPNDYTFGGILGVQAINTRASFIRTGTRVSLSGANTNYNGRAMITHGSGMTKNGWAYAASASYRMANEGFFEGTDYDAKSFFLAIEKKINNNHSLNLSAIYAQNSRGKNSPNTQEVIDLMGYKYNSYWGWQNGKKRNSRDKDVEEPFFILSHYWKISEKSSLNTNVAYQFGKISNTRLEYNGANNPDPTYYKNLPSYYLNYHDTSGSNPIWMPDYTNAEKNRVDFLNNSQINWDRLYQQNISKGYAVNALYADVMQDNQLTANTLFNTQISNVVGFNAGLTYRNLRSESYQEMIDLLGGGYLLDNDLFLKDEYADADLNNPDRKIYEGDKYGYNYIMHANVVDLFTQFNFNFNKINFYLGQNVSYTDYQREGLYKNALYADSSYGKGQKISFENYGLKGGATYKLTGQHIFNFNASYYTKAPSIRNSYSNARISDATVDGLTDEKVFGTDLSYIIRTPKLKGRIGAYFNQIKDATEIAFFYADGIDVQMDDDTSSDFVSEVTRNISKQSMGIELGAEYQATKTIKVTAAANFGQAIYSDNADVYLNVDSRRENGLNPMVSYGTSYIKNYRIAGSPQQAYSLGIEYRDPNYWWVGANANFLTDLYLDISPLLRTNNFFNEPGQGGAAFPDVDTNVAQNLLKQEKLDDIFLLNVQGGKSWRIKGKTFGFFASVNNVLGLEYKTGGFEQARNANYRELLMDHASGTRTFGPKYFYGYGRTYFLNLYINF
- a CDS encoding DUF5689 domain-containing protein codes for the protein MKAIKYTFAALAIAATLLTTGCANSDDVSAPTITYHQATATITLEELYAKANATVQQYTDDDILEAYVSSSDEGGTFYKSVSLQNLEGTKGFSISVDMYNINNDLGPGRKVYIYLKDIYFMITNGSLVLGDIYQETSVGRMRPQDFYQKVRPSAEVVPETELMKTITLADLKNDNYINTLVEIDEVQFDDDAVGKTYYDATNVIGGATNHNIVDASGTMIFRTSEFAKFASRVVPENSGKIRGVLTKFNSDYQFMARTFNDIQLTNDRIGEEPGEGEEPTPPTNLLFTGADFEDWTAFTSAINNFGLKPYAVQGIGTGTLATNSLHINGTPTANDYVFTIMASAQGNIPAAPTKITFWVKGTSAKSLSINIYRATSGYDVFNVGALTGSSITLDKAVINDAGNGTNSYTGAIDTNEQWVKITLNISDVDINKSTSGDIFALKVGSNAAYDLHIDNIEIE